Below is a genomic region from Citrobacter europaeus.
TTCATCATGCCGCGGATTTCGTTTTGCAGCTCAGGCGTCTGATCATCGAACTCCAGCAACGCACGCGGGTGCACGCCAATCATACGGTTGATGATAAATTCCAGACGCGCCAGGCCGACGCCTTCGTTTGGCAGGCAGGCGAAGTCGAAAGCCCGATCCGGGTTACCGACGTTCATCATCACCTTCAACGGCAGATCCGGCATGGTCTCCACGCTGGAGCTCTTCACGCTAAAGTCGAGCATGTCAGCGTAAACATAACCAGTATCCCCTTCGGCACAGGAAACGGTTACCTTCTCACCGTCTTTCATGCGCTCGGTGGCATCGCCACAGCCTACCACGGCCGGGATCCCCAGTTCGCGGGCAATGATCGCCGCGTGACAGGTACGACCGCCACGGTTGGTCACAATCGCCGCCGCTTTCTTCATGATCGGTTCCCAGTCCGGGTCGGTCATGTCGGTAACCAGTACGTCGCCTGGCTCGATACGGTTCATTTCGCTGATGTCATGAATGACTTTGACCGGGCCCGCGCCAATGCGATGGCCGATAGCACGACCTTCAGCAATAATTTTACCCTGGGCATGCAGCGTATAACGCTCCATGACCTGGCCGCGAGAACGCACGGTTTCCGGGCGCGCCTGCACAATGAACAGCTTGCCGGTATGACCGTCTTTCGCCCATTCGATGTCCATCGGACGACCGTAGTGCTTCTCGATCTGTCCCGCCTGCTTCGCCAGCTCCTGCACTTCTGCGTTGGTCAGGGAGAAAATGTCGCGCTGTTCCTGCGGTACATCTTCAATCGTTACCTGCTTACCGTGTTCCTGGGTTGGCGCGTAGACCATGCGGATTTTTTTCGAACCCATTGTGCGACGGACGATCGCCGGACGGTCAGCCGCCAGAGTCGGTTTGTGCACGTAGAATTCATCCGGGTTAACGGCACCCTGCACGACCATTTCACCCAGGCCCCATGCGGAAGTGATAAACACCACCTGATCGAAACCAGATTCGGTATCGATGGAGAACATTACGCCAGAAGACGCGAGGTCTGAGCGAACCATCCGCTGGACGCCAGCGGAGAGCGCCACGCCACGATGGTCATAGCCCTGGTGAACACGATAAGAGATCGCGCGGTCGTTAAACAGCGAGGCAAATACGTGTTTGATAGCAACCAGTACGGCATCAAATCCCTGGACGTTGAGGAAGGTTTCCTGCTGACCGGCAAATGACGCATCTGGCATATCTTCTGCGGTAGCGGAAGAGCGCACGGCAAAAGAAGCATGGGCATCGTCCGCTGAAAGCTGCGCGTAGGCATCGCGAACGGCATTCTCCAGCTCCGGCTGGAAAGGAGTGTCGATAATCCACTGGCGGATCTGTGCACCGGCTTTCGCAAGCTCGGTGACGTCGTCAATATCCGTTTTGTCCAGCAGCTCATAAATGCGCTGGTTTACACCGCTCTGGTCCAGAAACTGGTTAAAGGCATCGGCGGTCGTTGCAAAACCATTCGGTACGGAAACACCCATACCGGAAAGGTTAGTAATCATTTCACCCAGGGAGGCATTTTTGCCCCCAACTCTGTCTACATCATTCATGCCGAGTTGGTTATACCAAAGCACCAGCGGTGACGAGCCATTGTTGGACATCGAACAATCCTTATATATGAACGAGGTTAGGAAACTCAATTTTGCGTAATTATCTTTGCATATTTACCTCAACGAAAAAAACGGTGAATCGTTCAAGCAACTTTATTTTTTATTTTTTCAGATTGTTTACGCATTTGCGCAAACCCGCGAACCACAGGGGATCTCCACAAAAACTATCGGTATAAACATTTGTTCCGAAAAATGAAATGTACTTTTCATTAAATATAAAAATACCGTTTCATTTTATAAAATAGATGCAGCAATATTCGCTTCTGGCGAATTTTAATTTATGCTTTCAGAGAATTATGTCAGCCCCAGGATGAGCAAAATGGATAATGCTGTTGATCGTCACGTATTTTATATTTCTGATGGTACGGCCATCACCGCCGAGGTATTGGGCCACGCGGTAATGTCGCAATTTCCGGTCACGATCAGCAGCATTACGCTGCCGTTTGTGGAAAATGAGAGTCGTGCGCGGGCGGTCAAAGACCAGATTGACGCGATCTACCAACAAACTGGGGTGCGCCCTCTGGTGTTTTACTCCATCGTCTTGCCGGAAATTCGCTCAATCATTCTACAAAGCGAAGGATTTTGTCAGGATATCGTGCAGGCATTGGTTGCCCCACTGCAGCACGAAATGAAGCTCGATCCCACGCCGATAGCCCATCGTACCCACGGTCTGAATCCCGGCAACCTCAACAAGTACGATGCGCGCATTGCCGCCATTGATTACACCCTGGCCCATGACGACGGTATTTCGTTGCGCAACCTCGATCAGGCGCAGGTGATCCTGCTCGGCGTTTCTCGCTGCGGCAAAACCCCAACCAGTTTGTATCTGGCGATGCAGTTTGGTATTCGTGCGGCCAACTACCCCTTTATTGCCGATGATATGGATAATCTGGTGCTGCCAG
It encodes:
- the ppsA gene encoding phosphoenolpyruvate synthase, with the protein product MSNNGSSPLVLWYNQLGMNDVDRVGGKNASLGEMITNLSGMGVSVPNGFATTADAFNQFLDQSGVNQRIYELLDKTDIDDVTELAKAGAQIRQWIIDTPFQPELENAVRDAYAQLSADDAHASFAVRSSATAEDMPDASFAGQQETFLNVQGFDAVLVAIKHVFASLFNDRAISYRVHQGYDHRGVALSAGVQRMVRSDLASSGVMFSIDTESGFDQVVFITSAWGLGEMVVQGAVNPDEFYVHKPTLAADRPAIVRRTMGSKKIRMVYAPTQEHGKQVTIEDVPQEQRDIFSLTNAEVQELAKQAGQIEKHYGRPMDIEWAKDGHTGKLFIVQARPETVRSRGQVMERYTLHAQGKIIAEGRAIGHRIGAGPVKVIHDISEMNRIEPGDVLVTDMTDPDWEPIMKKAAAIVTNRGGRTCHAAIIARELGIPAVVGCGDATERMKDGEKVTVSCAEGDTGYVYADMLDFSVKSSSVETMPDLPLKVMMNVGNPDRAFDFACLPNEGVGLARLEFIINRMIGVHPRALLEFDDQTPELQNEIRGMMKGFDSPREFYVGRLTEGIATLGAAFYPKRVIVRMSDFKSNEYANLVGGERYEPHEENPMLGFRGAGRYVADSFRDCFALECDAVKRVRNDMGLTNVEVMVPFVRTVAQAKAVVEELARQGLKRGENGLKIIMMCEIPSNALLAEQFLEYFDGFSIGSNDMTQLALGLDRDSGVVSELFDERNDAVKALLSMAIRAAKKQGKYVGICGQGPSDHEDFAAWLMEEGIDSLSLNPDTVVQTWLSLAELNK
- the ppsR gene encoding posphoenolpyruvate synthetase regulatory kinase/phosphorylase PpsR, giving the protein MDNAVDRHVFYISDGTAITAEVLGHAVMSQFPVTISSITLPFVENESRARAVKDQIDAIYQQTGVRPLVFYSIVLPEIRSIILQSEGFCQDIVQALVAPLQHEMKLDPTPIAHRTHGLNPGNLNKYDARIAAIDYTLAHDDGISLRNLDQAQVILLGVSRCGKTPTSLYLAMQFGIRAANYPFIADDMDNLVLPASLKPLQHKLFGLTIDPERLAAIREERRENSRYASMRQCRMEVAEVEALYRKNQIPWLNSTNYSVEEIATKILDIMGLNRRMY